TTGGCCATTGCCTTGGCGTTACTTAGAACGTCCTTTTGGTATTGATAGAATTCAGGAGTTTTTGCTTGTCCAAGGGCGACAGCTAACGCAGTAATTGTATGATTATGGGGGCCGCCTTGATGTCCAGGAAAAACTgagaaattgattttatcCTCTAATTCATATAAAATTGGATTACCACGTTTATCGTGAGAACGAGTACCTTTTCGATAAAATATCATAGCTCCTCTCGGTCCACGTAAAGACTTATGAGTCGTCGTAGTAACAATATCGGCGTATTCAAACGGAGAAGGAATTACACCGGCAGCTACTAAACCGGATATGTGAGCCATATCACAAAGCAAATAGGCATTGCACATTTCCGTAATTTTACGCATACGCTTGTAATCAACGAGTCGTGCATAAGCACTAGCGCCTGCAACTATAACTTTAGGACGAAATTGTATCGCAGCCTTTTCCAAACTATCATAGTCAATAATACCAGTTTCCTTATTTACGTTATATGGCATGGTGGAAAAATAAGTCGAGACAGCTGAAATAGCTTTCTGGGGAGTAGAGAAACCATGAGATAAATGACCGCCATGGGGTAAATCTAAACCCATTAGGCGATCGTGTGGCTTCATTACTGCTTGATAAGCCTGTAAGTTGGCCGGAGACCCAGAATGGGGTTGTACATTTACTCCCCATTTTTCCCCATCCAAATGAAAAGCTTCTAAAGCTCTCGTTTGACATAGTCTTTCAGCTTGATCTATAAATTCATTACCACCATAATATCTTGCACCAGGATAGCCTTCACtatatttgttttgcaTAATACTTCCGAGTGCATCCATCACAGCTCTTGAAGTAAAGTTTTCGCTAGCAATTAAAGCTATCGACTCTTTCTGACGGCTTTTCTCAGATTCCAAAATCTTATACACTGTCGGATCACATTCTGCCAATGGTGCTTTGAGTAACTTAATTATCGTTAGAACTTTATTAGAACACTTCATAAATCATTTGAGCAAGTCAATCTATCGCCTGTTGATAGTAGCAAACAGCACAGATAGAAAATACAGTCATTGCTTGCTCCAAAAAAGCGCGTTTAAATAAACttctttacctttttttgattaGCAGAAAGCGCATAAAAGCGCTTGGGAATTGAAGAGTAAGAGTTCTTGACGAATTGACGAAGAACTGCCATTGTGGTGATAGGTAAGGTGTCCTAAAACTGAAAGATAAAgttgataaaatttaagTAGAACTTGGCGCGTCCgaaaaacttttacaaACTAAAGtttaataacaataaaGAATATTAAACTATTAGGTGGGtcaaattagaaaattcCTTTTGGAAAGTTCTACTTCGCAAATATTTACCCCAAAGTAAGTACTATGAtattgaaagtaaaaagtaaataaagatgtctttctttattaagTTTACACATTTATAACACAAAGTCATTAATTTCTGATATTGTAACTAAATCTGATACGAAACTGAAGTTTAAAATTGCTACACCATATATTGATATCGTCAACACTTTACAGagatattttataaacaaaatgttttcattCATCTATACccaatcttttttaacgTTACAACTCAAAACATGAATTGGAGTACTTCCAAATTTTGAGTTGGGATTAAGGATCATTAGTGGAAACTTCATTGTCCCGTCCTACAGCATTGATTTCCGCAAGATCCTCAACCTCTTCTAGTTTTACTCGCTCACTGCCAGAATTTATACGGTCACGTTCGGCAGCTGCTAATTTCACGGCAACTCTACGACTGTAGTCAACAAAACTTCTTGCTCTTGGCCCTTCTAGTGTCTCAATATACTTGTTTAAAACACTGTCATCTTCAACCAATTGGAACAAAGCCAAAAATGCAGCTTCTGCTGCAAGTTTTACGGGAATCACAATGGCCCTAACACAACCGAATATCGCAGGAGCTAGAATGGAAATATGTGGTTTAATAAGACTATAATTTTCCTTGCTCACAACCCTTATGATTAAAAGTGCGAGACGTCGTGAATCTTGAGAAGTTGAAGGTGGAGCCTCGATGTTAACCTTCAGTGCCTCAACTAAATTCTTGGCATTTCCGAAACTCTGTGGAATATCAGCCAAAAGTGCTTTACCAA
This portion of the Schizosaccharomyces pombe strain 972h- genome assembly, chromosome: I genome encodes:
- the shm2 gene encoding serine hydroxymethyltransferase Shm2 — translated: MAVLRQFVKNSYSSIPKRFYALSANQKKLLKAPLAECDPTVYKILESEKSRQKESIALIASENFTSRAVMDALGSIMQNKYSEGYPGARYYGGNEFIDQAERLCQTRALEAFHLDGEKWGVNVQPHSGSPANLQAYQAVMKPHDRLMGLDLPHGGHLSHGFSTPQKAISAVSTYFSTMPYNVNKETGIIDYDSLEKAAIQFRPKVIVAGASAYARLVDYKRMRKITEMCNAYLLCDMAHISGLVAAGVIPSPFEYADIVTTTTHKSLRGPRGAMIFYRKGTRSHDKRGNPILYELEDKINFSVFPGHQGGPHNHTITALAVALGQAKTPEFYQYQKDVLSNAKAMANAFITRGYKLVSGGTDTHLVLVDLTDKGVDGARVERILELVNISANKNTVPGDKSALIPRGLRLGTPACTTRGFDEKDFERVVELIDEVVSLTKKINEAALKEGKSKFRDFKAYVGDGSKFSEIAKLKKEVITWAGKFDFPV